TGTCACAAAACTCTCAGGACTTGCTTTGCCTCTCATATGGTAGCCCCAAGATGAACCAAGACAAGCCATTATAAACACAAGTACAGGAGTCACTGTTGAATTTTAAATAGGGAGCAGAACCCTAACTTCAGAGAATGCAGAAGATACAAACCTTAGAGCAAACAAAGTCAACTAGTGTGGCTTCTTCTTCACCAATATAttctattattttcttattaatcCATGGTCTAATTCGACGTTCCATTAGTGTctgggaaaaaaccacaaaaccaaaatcaataATTACCTTAAGCTTAACTCTATTGTAAGAACTGCCCAACAGGAATCCAGAAGACCCAAACAGCTATTTAGCAGAAGATACATTTTGTTATCAATGATACAACCCTTAGAGATTTGGCATCTGCCAAATATTTCTGAGAGCCACTCAAACATTTTAcagtcttttttcctccttccataAAACTGCTCAGTAATTCGTAGTGGCAGATCGAggcaaaccaaacaaaaataaacagccATACTTCAGAATAAGGATTATGTATGAATAATAAATTGAGAACTCAAGTTTGACTCCACTTGATGATGGTACTCAAACTTGGGGTCCCAGCAACCTTGCTTTTCTATTCAATTATAATGTTTACTTGGAAAAATTAAGCCTTTTTTGAAATGGTCAAATGAATCAACTTACTGAATCCACAATTGACCAGTCAAGAGGATAAGCAAAGAgctctggttttgctgtggGTATCTTCTCAATGAGACTTTTAATGTGCTTGCGCTTTTCTTCTGTATTGACACTGCCTTTGATATTGCTTTTATCTTCTTCTCCATAATCCAGGGGAACAAGTTTCCTTTTCCGGGGCACATCGTCACTGTCTTCATCATCAAATTTATTGAAAACACTATCCACAGcaagtttcttcctttttacaGCATTGGGCTGATTAGGACTGTTGCAGGCACCTACAACCCAAAAGGCAGAGTAACATATTCATCAACTGCAACTAGTTTGCTCTTCCCCCATTACCGAGGAATATTGCTTTGTATGCTACATAAACTTCTATCAATGCCTGGCATTGGCTTTTCATCTCTCAAACTCTGTTACAGAAGTGGCAACAGAGGTAAAGATCTTTAATGGAGTGTGTTCATGACTGACCCATCTGAAAAACAGGGtcttctttctctgccctgaaACCAATTAGCACTCTCTCTGAGGGAGGACTATAGTTGAGCCCCAACCTTAGCaaaggcagagcacagagtGAAAGGTTTAGACACGTAAGAAAATCATTCATCAGCCTAATACCACACAGTCTCTCATCACTCAAGATATAACACAGTGTGAGCTCACAGTGCAGCCCAGCAtaacttaattaaaataataaaccttCTGGAATACAAATGTTCtcagttctgctgctcagaaataatttttttaaaacagcgGGAAATTGCTATTGTACTAAGGAATTCTAGGCTCAAACTTCACTCACAACTGTCACAGTTTATTGTTATATTctaacaggaagaaaaaaaatctaattttctttttctttaaaaggcttttaagTAAACCTAAGAACTACCTAGGTCTTAAATTTAACATATACTTACACCAATGAAAAGTACAAAATGAGTTTCAAAGAGATATTTACAGATATATTAAGGTGAAAATAACCAATCCCAGCTCAGAACATTCCTACAAAAATTAGCACTTGAACATGCCTAAACTTCCCTCCTTTTTTGGCCTCAAGGTTTTGGAAGAAGAGAGCTCTATGGATAGGTCAATTCAAGCACAGCATCTGGATAACAACTACTTGATATAAATACATCAAACCATCTGACATATTTGGAAAACCATGTGGCTACCCAGcttaacaatttttattttgatccCATAAggaatactgaaataaaacttaaaCTTGCCCAATTTGAGGCTGAGTCCAATTTTGGGACGATGCTCCTCCAGTTGCTGTTGTTCAGGTGAATTTTCATGAGGGATAATGATGCCACAGGGAGATTCATCACCAGGTGTGTTAGGAGTTGCATTTCCACTAGCTGAAGAGACagatggagcagaactgatggGTCGTAAAGTTGGTTTAAGGCAGGGCTTTTGTTCaggctcctcttcctcttcctctggctcttctcttttttcctctttttctgccttttcttcctcttcctcctcagatTCTGGCTCTTGTTTTATTTGTGGCTGCCTACGCcgctcagcctcctgctccatctACAATGAAACAGACAATTAGCAAAAACAGAAGCTCTCTCAAAACCAGTACTCTTTGAAAAGAATCTAAAGATCCTCCTCTTTAGAAGGCTGTTAGTCAAGAAAAAGACCCATAACTACTGGCATTCTTGTAAGGAATCCTGATTAACTCAAATTAGTTTTCAACTCCATCAAATCTAGATGTTGATCTGGAAAGGTTTTTGGTTTCATGGCTCCTACTGCCTATCTGGACTTCTTTATAAGAAAAAGCATATAAAGATAATAGTAAATATCAGGCATCTTACACAATTTTGCTCAATACAACCAGAATATAAAAGACTTGTTTTCCTGTCAGACCAACAGCAACTCACCCGCTGGAGTTCTGCATCTGGATCTGGATGTCCTTCCGCCAGAAGACGCTGCCTAATTTCTTctaattcttccttttcccttttcctatcTCGTTCATCTGCTTCCATCTCTTTCTCCCTGTCTCTTAGCCTCTTCTGAAGAGCACTACCCctataaaaaatacatattttttactGAGACAACATTTCAATGAGGGGCTTGTACCACAATACATGAAAAACTTCAGATATATCCCCCactaaatgaaaataagattCATAAGAGCACTTGGCATCCTCTGTTTTTGTAACATTAGAAACTTAAGATACCAGTTCTCTACCTTACTGTACAGAATCTACCCCACTAAATTAAACAGAAGTGGAGAATGTGGCTGCTGATCTCTTTGGAGAAAGAATTAAGTTTTATAGGTTTTTGGCCACAACCTATGCAAATGTTAGTTAGTCCCACGCTGAAGGATGTTCCAAATCATTTACATTAACAAGCTTGTTCTTCATATTATTTACAGCTTCTTTGCCTGGAATTATTTACACGTATGCTtgttcccttctccctcctcccagcacctTATTTTGACATTACACTGACCTCTGCCGTGCCACACAAAAGTAAAGTCATGGGAATGAACAGCTACTCCCAAGCATTTACCAGCAGAAGTAAGgagcttcccttttccctctatCACTTATGATGTGACACAAAAAAATTAGGCAATTATTGCCACATTAACTTTACTGTGCCACATTACCAGGCAAATATAAACTCCATAAGCCCCTGCCAACAAACCCCACaactgtgttttaaattaaCAATGGACCTTTTTTGGTTAGGAATACAAAGACATACCTGTAGTATTTTGGATCATCTCTGTCATCATCATAATCTTCCAAGAATTCTTTCAACCGTTTGGCTTCTTTTGCCTGCAAGGAATTGAAACATAAATAACAATTTCTGGTTTCCTTTCCAGGagtttaaaatttattcatGTTATTAGCAAGTTAATAGTAGGTCTAATCTGCTTTAAACTATAAATACAGTTTTCCAgatagaaaatggaaaagttttGGAACTGCATCCAGAGGGTCCACTGGtattgtgtgtatgtgtgtgtgtgtgtgtatatatatatatatatatatatatatatatgcacacagacacatacaGCCCCACCcacaaatacatatatttaattggtttattttgttttacattagAGATGAAGAGGATCAAAAGTTCCTTTTCTCCAAATCTTTTAAGTCTGCTACTGAGTACTTTACCATGGCAGCCTAACTGTATTTTATCAGTACTGCTTTGTTTCAAGAGCTTTATTGAAGACAGTCatgcacagaaataaatctgatGGCTGCTCCTAGGATAAGCACCCTCCTGTTGTGGTACTGAAACAAACCATGTGGCACTAATGTACAGGCTAATGTGGTATTAATGTGCAGGCCTAATACTGTAGGGGGcgagggagaaagagaggagaCACTTTCTCCCCCTTTGATAAAAGAGGCAAAAGTCCCAGATTGTCAAGGCAAATTAAATTAGGACGTTCTAACCTGTATTTAAGCAATATCCTTAAACCAACAACAATATATGTCTGTGCTAATGACTTTGAGAAACAAATTAGGATTATGGTTGTAATTTCAGCACAAAATGAAACACTTTTCTACAACTGCAATCCACAGACAGCACGCAGGTGgttttggaatggaaaatatcaTTAAGTcaatttcaaacatttttttccccctcattcaTTTAGAGGGAAAATATTGATTTCACAGGaaacaatgtattttataatcttcttttccctgtgtgtttcTTTGCATATATGGCTTTGAAGCAATTTCTAACCCATTCTCTACTCTCAAcatcttctctccttctctgggAATCTAGAAAGTGAAATAACACCCCTAAAACTTAGAATAACTTCTATATGCTTTAGCACAAAACGATGAGATTACAGAATTATCTATCTTCCAAAGGTGTCTTTTCCAACGAAGCTTTCAAGTGTTACATTGGTAACTGATAACTTCACATCTAATAAACTAAAGACAAGCGTTTATTAAGTTCATCGATACATTAAAGAATATTGTATCATATCTCATAAAAGGTTTGTGCATATGAGCAGGttggaagttaaaaaaataggTCTAGTTCTACCTAAATGACATGGAACACACAGTAGGTTTTGTCACAAATCTGACAGAAGTTACAGGTGTAATAGTACGTGATGATCAGACCACAGTCTTTTGCAGCTGCCTACTTCTCACACTTCTGCCTTCATAAGACCAAACCACCAggctttgtttttcagacttTAAACAGTACTCCCACTTACCAAACATCTTCTGTTTCAAGTCTAttaactggggttttttttttggtataaaAACACACACGGTATTTATACAAAATGAGAGTTCTATTACTATCCATAAATGTAACAGTAGAATATTCCATTCTAAATGGGACCAAGAGAACAAGGCAGGGAAAATTACAAGTCAAACTATAAGCCTCACCATTTCCcgtcttctttcttcttccctctcaGCCTCTTTCTCATATTCTCGACTTTTTTTTCGTTCTCTGATTTCCCAGTTTTTAAGACGctgcaacaaagaaaaaacacttcaaTCCTCAAGAACATTAAGAACAGCAGTACTAATTCAAAGCTAGTTTGAATTGTTGTTTAATATAACTGTACTATAAataatttgcataattttaattcaaaacacCTGAATAAAAAGTCTGTTTTGACAGTGACAAACATATTCTGCCCCTGCTCTTtatcaaaagataaaaaacgtatttaagaaaagaagaatgatGTATGTTATACTAGAGAACTTGTTATCAACtctcagagatattttttttatttaaagaatctTAAAAATTCCAATATACCTCTTGATATGCAGCTTCCTTTTCACGCAGTTTCCTCTCCAGTTTTCGTCGTTCGTAGGcatcttcttcatcttcttctcgGTCTCTCTTCTTATCCTTTTCCCGCTCTCTTTCCCGTTCTCTTTCCCGCTCCCGTTCTCTTTCCCGTTCCCTCTCGCGTTCCCgttctctttctctctcacgTTCTCGTTCTCTTTCCCGgtctctgcttttttctctgaaggaagaaaaaatgccaAAGTTCAGTAGAGAGCCTTCCTCTCCATTCAATCAAATGATTAACAgaggttatttttcttctgtagttGTAGAAGATGATTAGCTGGTACAGAAATGGCATAAAATTAATACTTACTGATGGGTATTCAAAAACCCACTAAAAGTAATTGCTTAAACACTTACCATTAAATAGCAATATTTACAGAAACTAAGCATCAGCGTATAGCAATTTCTTATGAGACTGAGTTAGCAGTTCTGCACAGCCAAAATCACCAGAAATAAAGGGTATCCTTAACAAATCTTTCATGTTCGTGTGGCTTACAGACAATTTTAACACTTCTGACAAGATGATTTAATGTGAAAGCAGCTCTTGGAATATGATATGATTAATTACAGCTTGAAAGAGTAACCTCCTTGCTTTTACTAAAACACTCCACaatccaaacaaaaaccccaaaccaaacaaactgaaacaaaagccCCTGAAATCCAACCAAGAAGCCCATCACGTAACAAAGGTAAAGACAAAACCTGCTTAAGAAATACCACAAACATAAGATAACTTTAAGCAGGAATAAAGCTAATTATGAAAAATAGGAGACATTTGAGATAAAACCAGTATGCATATACCATATTTGGAGAGCTGCTTACTGCATATTGCAGTTTTTATATTCTTGTGCTGTGGGGGAAATCAAGGATTCTCCAAGTCTGGATTTCCTGCTGTTACTCTGATTTTCCACAAGGATCATTCTCTTTTGAATGGCAGCTGATCTACTGAACTATATGCATTTAGTAAACAGCActaagaaaaagtgaaataaatagcAGCTGAAGTATATTTACCTTGATCTGCTCCGATCCTTGCGATCTGAACTCCTTTCACGATCTCTGTCCCGGTCTCTGTCTCGCTCGCGGTCTCTGTCTCGGTCCTTAGTTCGGTCACGGTCCCTATCTCGCTCCCGTTCACGCTCCcgttccttctccttctctcgTTCACGTTCCCTCTCTCTTTCACGCTCCCTCCTTTCTCGTTCACGCTCCCgttccctttctctttctctgcgttctttttcaatttcctgtctttctttttcctttttgcctttttcctcctccagttTCTAAAAACCAACAAGAGAACTTTCATAGTTAATTTTGTAGTTACACAAACTGGATATTCCCGACGCAACACACAAGGCTGGTAATGGAAATACCAAAACCGccactaatttttaaatattaaataggGTTTGGTGGGTATTTTTTGGAACTTTTAAGTATAAAATCAAAATGCAGCAATCACAAGACTAAGTTTTGTGCAAAAGCACAGATCTACACAGACCAGCAGCAATCTCCAACCTTAGCAGAGTAGGGCTGGCCTTGTATTATGAGCTGACTAAACTGCACATTCATTGTGCACTACCAGTCATGACTCAGGTGGGACTCAAATTCCACTGGCCCTATAAGCCAGTTGGGTACAAGTAAAGTGAACTTGCAGCTGATAAAATTACCTCAGTTCAAttaggaaaatatatttcagtggAATGCTTACTGGGACAGTGAGTTGTTTCCCAAAAAGTCTTGGCACACCAAAACCATCCTAGATGAAAACTTGGGTAAAGAAATATATCCACTTACACACGGTGCATGTGGtaaaacagtgaagaaaactgtgacttttccccatttccctcccTAAAAAACTTCTAAGTGCTCATTAGTAAGAACTGGACTCTGCAGAATGGAATCTTAACTTCCACCACTGCAAGATGGAAACAGTTAAGAAAAGGTTGGAAATAGCTCTTTTGAAACACAGAAACTAAAGGTTACCTGCTACAGTTTTACTAAAAATTGTACAAAATTGCCCCTTTTTTTCATATAGAAACAGTTCTTATGACCAGAATTCCTATAAGACAATAGAAAATACATCAACAGAACGATAGATAAATCCATCCTTGGAAGCAATTGTTATGTGTTCACTTACAGATGCTGTGCTAGGACATGGACCGCCAACACTGGATTAACCTTGCCTATTAGCTATGTTTCTGGGAGGAAGAGCAAGTACACGGTTCACAAATATACCAAATAACAACCAAATATACCAAATTTCAACCTGATGGATGCAAGAATACCACTTTTTGAACAAATATTGAGCAGAATAAACAGGTTTATCCCCTTTGGCTCCACGTTTACcatcactgaaatgaaattaaaaactggaacaatgaaacagcattttctctggtttgtgttttttgttcttttcttttaaacaaagcaTTTAAGACAACTTTAAAAAGCAATCTTACCTGATTAGTGTTCTTCTGCCATAGGCACGGGGACCAGAGAACCGACAAAGGATTACAGAAATAAAGCTAATTCACTCGTGATTAATGTATCCAGTGAAACTATGCTGCATTGATAACACAATACGGCAAACCCATGTTGGATACATTGAAAtcacaaaggaaaaagggaCTAAAAATGGTAGGAATTGGTAGAAAactgatgtgaaaaaaataaaacttagaTCCTGTAATACACACTGGGCTGAAAAACTAATTTCTAAGGACTGTATTATCCAGGAGCTTTACAGTGTTAAACCTCAGTAGGGTCAAATTTTAAACTAGGTTgtcaacttttaaaaacaacttaCCTCAAATTTCATatacttttaaagaaagtttACATACTGAAGTGGTTGATACTTACAGGTTATCTTAGATGTTCCAATAGAAATTTCTTTAGTTGAACTCCTGCTTTTTCTCCACTCTCAAAAAATTTGTTTATGGTGAGATTTCTCAAGAGAgtgggtttctttcttttattaaaaatatattcacagAAGTGTAAATACACATGCACAAGTTTTGGTAtattaaaatccttttcttaAGTCCACTTCCTTAAAATCCAATTGAAAAAATAAACGGGTATATTTTGTAATCAAAATCTGACCTCAGTCAACTTCTGTAATCTAAATAAAATCTGACAGGGTAATGGGATGGGAACAGTATCAGATAAACTGAAGTAATGAACAGAAATGAACAGGTAGAAGAATTATAAATCTTACCTTGAGCTCTCTTCAGACTCGTCCGTGCTGTAAATGGACGCCCCCTGCAATGCTGATACCCTGACAGTCTGTCGTTATTGTTTATAAACTCATACCAAAAACATGCAAAGGTTCACTGTGCTCACTAGCCCGCTGCTAAAGATTCAACAGCCCCTTTTAAACATATCCAATATACACAATGACTACTTCCAGTTGATTTTTGATGTTAAGAAATCCAAAATAGCCCCCCAAAAATACAAATCAAGGGCAGTGAAATGCCCAACAGCTTCTGAAACAGTGAagcttggttttttgtttgttttgtttgcaatttaaaaaaaagtattagtTGTTTGCATTTTAGTATCAGTGACAACTTGGGGCTTGGAATTGAACATAATTCTACTGAAGTTTCACCACTAACCAGTTTCACATTCAATTGCTGAGCTTCTTCAGTTGactttttctggatttttttcccccaggtttCTATCTTGCAAAACTTTAGTcaagagaaaaactgaaaacatgTACATACAATAACATGTAGTCACCTGTGTTCATATTGATACGGTTGCATGAAAACGTGGTACCATCCCCAGTGACTGCATGTGGTAAAGTTGAACAACATGGGCACACTTCACCTTGCTGTAGcttcaacattttctttaattttgatGTGGGggtattttgaaagaaaagtgtgGGCTCAAAAGAGCAGCTTGTTGATACTTCCCTAGGCCAAGGACCACTCCAATCTCATTGGGGAAAAATTAATACCAACTTAAATCTAAACATTAAAATAAGAACATCACATGCATAGCTGTGCTCTCCGATCCGCAAGTACCACTCTCCAAAGCAGAAACATTCACATTTGCACTATCATTAGTGGAAACTTCTGTAAGTGGGGACCCTGGGGTGGGACTTGATGTGCACAAACATTTCCAAGCCAGTTACCCCTTTGCATATTTTTCTGAGGGGGCATCCATAAGTATAATAAAAAACAGAAACTCATACTTACATCCTATTCCATGTTACTTTCCAAGCTGTGAGTTTCATCTTGCATTAGTCACCATATGATCTCTATCATAATGGTGGGGGTCAATGAATAGATTAGCTTTATGGGAATTTACAGTTCTTCCATGCATCTAAAGTTTGGTAAGTCTGGTAACCACTGACCTAGTTTTAATCTTCCCCCACTCTTAACTTAgaactattaaaataaaagacttTAATTTAATTCACGTTTCATCTCTTCAAAAATCTTGGATAATGTTACAAATCTACCTAGAGAAACACACTCAAGTGTATGTCTTATACTGCAGCCCCGTTTAGCCTTCACTTATAAATATATTGATTTAATGTATGTGTAGCAACTTAAGCTGCCTTTATTCATGCTGAAGtgagaagactgaaaaatactCAGTAGCAATCAAAGTCTTAGCATAAAGATGTCACGGGCCACTTTAACGTGGCAACTGTCTTTTTCTGACTTGTAAAGAACTACATGTATATTAAACCTAACACAAACACAATTTTAAGTGATATTGCAATGTACTGCTAAATTTTATTATAGTGTTTTTTTGGATTTTGAAAAAGCCTAATTTGTATCAAGCGCAAAAACAAGAATACTACCTTGTGTGTGTCTCTGAATTTACTGATCTCTCTTGATATCAGGTCTCTTTTGTCTTCCTCCATTTCTATAGCATTTATATCCTCCTAAAAAACAAGGGGGACAGGAGTAAAAGCATTAACAGCCATCTGTACAGACATAGGAGAACAAGAGAAAAGCTGAAGGTTAGAAGTTTTCAACCAGTCTTGCAAGAGATAAATAAAGTCCTTCTGCAGTACCAAACCTGACAGTCTGATGTTaatgagtggaaaaaaaaaaaaatcagatggaCAAGAGTCACAAATCTGGCAACTAGCAGTAAACATAGTCATTGTCAAAGCCTACAATGTAAACGAACCTTGGTGATGAGTGGATAAGGTATCAGTGGGGCCACTGGAAATCTGCGGAAAATCTGCGGAAAAATCCAcggagatttttttttttaaaaattgattgcACACTACTCTGAAAAACAATGTTTTGTATGTTTGTACTACAAAGCAATATTGTATTGCTGTGACCTCATTTCTTCGATTCATCAAAGTTACAGAAGAACCTCGCTAATTCTCCCTTTGCTGAACTACTTGAAAACACATAGTGATGTCTCATGTTAGTAAGACTTCACTGAATTACAAGTGTACTACAGGATATTAGTACGCTATAGTAGCATCAGAAACAAGGCTAAGCTACACTtgccaaaataaatacatatatttgcAGTGGGTATGTCTTGATCTTATTTACTCGCTAATTCGCAGAATTTGGAAGATTGCACCTGCTCTTATACTTAGTGCGAATTAGCGAGGTTCCCCGTGCTTGAAATTGACAACCAGATTCCACTCACTCTCAGCTCCCCGCACACATTTATAACTCCCCCACAGCAGTCATGCCTTCACCCAGAAGAACTAACAGCCTCTGCTGCTAACACCAGCAGGAGTCATCTCCACACCAAGCCCTTCAGGGAACAACAGCCACAAAGCTGGTGAGTTTCCACACCCTCCCCTCACCGCCCCCACAATATATCTGCAtccaccttcccttccccccccaccctcaacagtctctctctcccctctcctttaTGGACAAGAGAACAAGAAGCTAGTACCATCTCTTCACTCCCACCTCTATCCACACAGGCCAAAGATGGCAACTTCCAAGTTTCTTGTCTTCCTTCCCAGTATGGGAAGGATGATGGGGTGCAATTTCAACCCACAAGTgctgcatattttaaaagagctcATTTGGCTACTTGACTGGCTCAGATTGGTAAAGTTCTACACAACACAGAGCTAAGAGAATATTGCTCTGTCACAGGGACATATGCAGCACCCAGCTCTTCATGACTGCAAAGGTCTCTTACCATGTTTAACTACCTGGCATTATTCATGgccatatatatgtatatttacCCACAGGACAATACACATTGTAACAGTGCTTGcaacaaaaaaatacagctgataGCATTAGACAGTGACTCATTTGCAAATCGTCATCAAAGAAGACATCTTCTCCcaaagggagggagaagaaagaaaaagaaattctcagCTCAGCACTTTTATACCTCAAGTTGGCCATGACTAACAACATTGTGGGAAGACAGACTTGCTCCCTGAGGGAGATGTTTCTTGCACCACATTTA
This sequence is a window from Serinus canaria isolate serCan28SL12 chromosome 5, serCan2020, whole genome shotgun sequence. Protein-coding genes within it:
- the RBM25 gene encoding RNA-binding protein 25 isoform X2, encoding MSFPPHLNRPPMGIPTLPPGIPPPQFPGFPPPVPPGTPMIPVPMGIMAPAPTVLVPTTVSMVGKHLGVRKDHPGLKNKENDENCGPTTTVFVGNISEKASDMLIRQLLAKCGLVLSWKRVQGASGKLQAFGFCEYKEPDSTLRALRLLHDLQIGEKKLLVKVDAKTKAQLDEWKAKKKASNGNSRPETTNDDDEALDEETKRRDQIIKGAIEVLIREYSSELNAPSQESDSHPRKKKKEKKEDEDINAIEMEEDKRDLISREISKFRDTHKKLEEEKGKKEKERQEIEKERRERERERERERERREREREREREREKEKERERERERDRDRDRTKDRDRDRERDRDRDRDRERSSDRKDRSRSREKSRDREREREREREREREREREREREREREREREREREKDKKRDREEDEEDAYERRKLERKLREKEAAYQERLKNWEIRERKKSREYEKEAEREEERRREMAKEAKRLKEFLEDYDDDRDDPKYYRGSALQKRLRDREKEMEADERDRKREKEELEEIRQRLLAEGHPDPDAELQRMEQEAERRRQPQIKQEPESEEEEEEKAEKEEKREEPEEEEEEPEQKPCLKPTLRPISSAPSVSSASGNATPNTPGDESPCGIIIPHENSPEQQQLEEHRPKIGLSLKLGACNSPNQPNAVKRKKLAVDSVFNKFDDEDSDDVPRKRKLVPLDYGEEDKSNIKGSVNTEEKRKHIKSLIEKIPTAKPELFAYPLDWSIVDSTLMERRIRPWINKKIIEYIGEEEATLVDFVCSKVMAHSSPQSILDDVAMVLDEEAEVFIVKMWRLLIYETEAKKIGLVK
- the RBM25 gene encoding RNA-binding protein 25 isoform X1 — encoded protein: MSFPPHLNRPPMGIPTLPPGIPPPQFPGFPPPVPPGTPMIPVPMGIMAPAPTVLVPTTVSMVGKHLGVRKDHPGLKNKENDENCGPTTTVFVGNISEKASDMLIRQLLAKCGLVLSWKRVQGASGKLQAFGFCEYKEPDSTLRALRLLHDLQIGEKKLLVKVDAKTKAQLDEWKAKKKASNGNSRPETTNDDDEALDEETKRRDQIIKGAIEVLIREYSSELNAPSQESDSHPRKKKKEKKEDIFRRFPVAPLIPYPLITKEDINAIEMEEDKRDLISREISKFRDTHKKLEEEKGKKEKERQEIEKERRERERERERERERREREREREREREKEKERERERERDRDRDRTKDRDRDRERDRDRDRDRERSSDRKDRSRSREKSRDREREREREREREREREREREREREREREREREREKDKKRDREEDEEDAYERRKLERKLREKEAAYQERLKNWEIRERKKSREYEKEAEREEERRREMAKEAKRLKEFLEDYDDDRDDPKYYRGSALQKRLRDREKEMEADERDRKREKEELEEIRQRLLAEGHPDPDAELQRMEQEAERRRQPQIKQEPESEEEEEEKAEKEEKREEPEEEEEEPEQKPCLKPTLRPISSAPSVSSASGNATPNTPGDESPCGIIIPHENSPEQQQLEEHRPKIGLSLKLGACNSPNQPNAVKRKKLAVDSVFNKFDDEDSDDVPRKRKLVPLDYGEEDKSNIKGSVNTEEKRKHIKSLIEKIPTAKPELFAYPLDWSIVDSTLMERRIRPWINKKIIEYIGEEEATLVDFVCSKVMAHSSPQSILDDVAMVLDEEAEVFIVKMWRLLIYETEAKKIGLVK